A genomic region of Capra hircus breed San Clemente chromosome 19, ASM170441v1, whole genome shotgun sequence contains the following coding sequences:
- the GAS2L2 gene encoding GAS2-like protein 2 produces the protein MPQPRAGRRRPGTPEPRVCSIQPFKSSEQYLEAMKEDLAEWLRDLYGLEISAANFLQVLETGLVLCQHANAITEAALAFLAETPAQAQRLPLPRAGVSCNEAAQPRTFQARDNISNFIQWCRKEMGIQEVLMFETEDLVLRKNVKNVVLCLLELGRRAWRFGVAAPTLVRLEEEIEEELRLERALPPPDPPPPAPPARRPCHSRDLDQLVQSLVSRCTCPVQFSMVKVSEGKYRVGDSNTLIFIRILRNHVMVRVGGGWDTLGHYLDKHDPCRCTSLSHKTGSFLQPPAHLVQHEVRVQDGPWQPQPTMTISRSQSPLPPVDWKTYTSSGRKLRPPAVSSPRPQREQRAGPGVHRETAPLLRCQEKLLAPSQRQLPAGDNLPSPQSSPTPRGLDPPCTSSGKREERHPPEPPRGRTPTSSVHERTDSGGTHARTPTPQRLRAPEATAKGMPARGLSPLPRSSSPSMSVGPRRPPWGEVEGTSSQLKEPEPVCSPSPVKGSTKIPIQLPPARPPTPGRSFAGTASGGPSKELERGSLPLRAITGDLSGSRHEHCSVGEGQEDLKLDVKVTAEAGGPWGLGPQHREERCTPLPSGRTKEQGIHHSLEEELSTNMKLLGMAGAHPQGAGSVVIPRSGVYVPSLGGWWPDPGGLYDKVIQELIQGPPPLLKVDLGAWKAAPPGSPAPAVTAGPGSLKVKLRARESGLTMANPSAKGIRTKVQGGQDCSAPTLSASPESLTPSPSDPSSERAKACPSKGKRTLRKPQRIPSIYKLKLRPRIRPRRDHRPEKRPSRIPKPLTYLRQGPVRTPPKGRLVRAALGSKGGEATLVDGASAGEEEDGEERREPATPLESGSPPLEGQGPWQLNPVPLSPEEESWV, from the exons ATGCCCCAGCCCCgggcaggcaggaggagacctgGGACCCCGGAGCCTCGGGTGTGCAGCATCCAGCCCTTTAAGTCCAGTGAGCAGTACCTAGAAGCCATGAAGGAGGACCTGGCCGAGTGGCTTCGGGATCTCTACGGACTGGAAATCAGTGCAGCCAACTTCCTGCAGGTGCTGGAGACAGGCCTGGTGCTGTGCCAGCATGCCAACGCCATCACTGAGGctgccctggccttcctggctgagACACCTGCCCAAGCCCAGAGGCTTCCTCTGCCCCGTGCCGGAGTTTCCTGTAATGAGGCTGCCCAGCCTCGCACTTTCCAGGCCCGGGACAACATCTCCAACTTCATCCAGTGGTGTCGCAAGGAGATGGGCATCCAAG AGGTGCTGATGTTCGAGACGGAGGATCTGGTGTTGCGCAAGAACGTGAAGAACGTGGTGCTGTGCCTGCTGGAGCTGGGCCGCCGGGCCTGGCGCTTCGGCGTCGCGGCGCCCACCCTGGTGCGGCTGGAGGAGGAGATCGAGGAGGAGCTGCGGCTGGAGCGGGCCCTGCCCCCGCCCGATCCCCCGCCGCCAGCGCCCCCTGCGCGCCGGCCCTGCCACTCCCGCGACCTGGACCAGCTG GTTCAGAGCCTGGTGAGCCGCTGCACCTGCCCGGTTCAGTTTTCCATGGTCAAGGTGTCGGAGGGGAAGTACCGCGTGGGAGATTCCAACACCCTTATCTTCATCCGG atCCTCCGGAACCACGTGATGGTGCGTGTGGGGGGCGGCTGGGACACACTCGGTCACTATCTGGACAAACATGACCCCTGCCGGTGCACGTCCCTCT CACACAAGACAGGCAGCTTCTTGCAGCCCCCTGCCCACCTTGTGCAGCATGAAGTGAGGGTGCAGGACGGGCCCTGGCAGCCCCAGCCTACGATGACCATCAGCCGCTCCCAGAGCCCACTGCCCCCCGTGGACTGGAAGACATATACTTCTTCAGGTCGAAAGCTGAGGCCCCCTGCCGTCTCCTCCCCCAGACCCCAGCGTGAACAGAGAGCTGGGCCAGGGGTCCACAGAGAGACAGCACCATTGCTGAG GTGCCAGGAGAAGTTGCTCGCCCCATCTCAGAGGCAGCTGCCAGCTGGGGACAACCTGCCCAGCCCCCAGTCCTCACCCACTCCCAGGGGCCTAGACCCACCGTGtacctcctcggggaagagggaggagagacaCCCCCCTGAACCCCCCCGGGGGAGGACTCCCACATCTTCAGTTCATGAGAGGACAGACAGCGGGGGAACTCATGCcaggacccccaccccccagagacTCCGAGCCCCCGAGGCCACCGCCAAAGGAATGCCAGCAAGAGGACTGTCCCCCTTGCCTCGTTCTTCCAGCCCATCCATGTCCGTGGGCCCCAGGCGACCACCTTGGGGTGAGGTTGAGGGCACTTCCTCGCAGCTCAAGGAGCCAGAGCCTGTCTGCTCTCCATCCCCTGTCAAAGGATCCACCAAGATCCCCATCCAGTTGCCCCCAGCACGTCCCCCCACTCCGGGAAGAAGCTTTGCAGGAACTGCAAGTGGAGGTCCCAGCAAAGAACTGGAGAGAGGCTCCCTTCCATTAAGGGCCATCACTGGAGACCTGTCTGGGTCCAGACATGAGCACTGttctgtgggagaggggcagGAGGACCTGAAGCTGGACGTCAAGGTGACAGCGGAGGCTGGAGGGCCTTGGGGCCTGGGCCCACAGCACCGGGAGGAGAGGTGCACCCCCTTGCCATCGGGCAGAACCAAGGAACAAGGCATCCATCACAGCCTTGAGGAGGAGCTTTCAACCAACATGAAGCTGTTAGGAATGGCAGGTGCCCACCCCCAGGGTGCTGGGTCTGTAGTCATTCCTCGCAGTGGTGTCTACGTGCCCAGTCTGGGTGGGTGGTGGCCTGATCCTGGGGGTCTTTATGACAAAGTCATCCAAGAGCTGATTcagggccccccacccctccttaaagtggacctgggagcctggaaggcagctcctccaggctcccctgcgCCAGCTGTAACTGCAGGCCCAGGAAGCCTCAAAGTGAAACTGAGAGCCCGTGAGAGTGGGCTGACAATGGCAAACCCAAGTGCCAAGGGCATCAGGACGAAGGTCCAAGGGGGACAGGACTGCTCAGCCCCTACGCTGTCTGCCAGCCCAGAGTCCCTCACACCTTCACCCTCTGACCCCAGTTCCGAGAGAGCCAAGGCATGTCCAAGCAAGGGCAAGAGAACACTCCGGAAGCCCCAGAGAATCCCATCCATCTACAAGCTGAAGCTGAGGCCCAGGATTCGGCCCCGGAGAGATCACAGGCCTGAGAAGCGGCCATCACGGATCCCCAAGCCGTTGACCTACCTGCGCCAGGGTCCAGTCAGGACACCCCCCAAAGGCAGGCTGGTGAGGGCAGCACTGGGCAGTAAGGGAGGGGAGGCAACCCTGGTGGATGGAGCCTcggcaggggaggaggaggacggagaagagaggagagagccagCCACCCCACTGGAGAGCGGCTCTCCGCCTTTGGAGGGCCAGGGGCCCTGGCAGCTCAATCCAGTCCCCCTCTCACCTGAGGAGGAGTCCTGGGTCTGA